The genomic window AGCCGAGTCAGGCTGATTATTTCCAGACCGTGAAAGGCGGTGGTCATGGCGATTATCGCTTGATAACCTTGGCTCCATCTTCCGTACAGGAGATGGCTGATTTCGTCGGTCTTGGTTTTGATCTGGCTTTCAAATACAATAACCCCGCTATTATCTTGGCGGACGGTATCATCGGACAGATGATGGAGAAGGTGGTATTGCCTCCCTATCAACCCCGCCGTACCGAGGAAGAGATTATCGCTCAATGTCCTTGGGCCGTACAAGGAAAGAAGGGCGGACGCAAAGGTAACGTCATCACTTCCTTGGAGCTAGACCCGGCGAAGATGGAAGAGAACAATATCCGTTTCCAAGCGAAATATCGCAAGATCGAGGAAAACGAGGTTCGTTACGAGGAGTTCCAATGTGAGGACGCTGATTATCTATTGATCGCGTTCGGTTCTTCCGCCCGTATTTGCCAGAAGGTAGTCGAGATCGCCCGTGCGGAAGGTATCAAGCTTGGCTTGTTACGCCCGATCACGTTATGGCCGTTCCCGACAAAAGTGATCGCCGCTTATGCGGATAAGGTAAAAGGTATGTTATCGGTTGAGTTGAACGCCGGACAGATGGTAGAGGACGTTCGCCTAGCCGTAAATGGTAAGGTGAAGGTAGAGCACTTTGGCCGATTGGGTGGAATCGTATTCACCCCGGATGAGGTATTGAACGCGCTGAAGGAAAAATTATTCTGATCCGTATGACACGAGGAAGTAAAGCTGACGAGATATTGACGCTGTTTTTTATGCTACTGGCCATAGCTGCCGTGGTATGTTACTTCGCTGTTAGCGATAAGGCCGTATTCTTGTATTGTGGCGGGGCGGCGATCGTATTGCGGCTGGTGCAATATGTCTTAAGATATATACATTAATAATTAAAGATTATGGAACTCAACGATATAATTAAACCGGAAAATCTGGTGTATGAAAAGCCCAGATTGATGAATGAAAATCCCATGCACTACTGCCCCGGTTGCAGCCACGGTGTGATACATAAGTTAATCGCCGAGGTTATAGCCGATATGGGTCTGGAAGATAAGACAATCGGTATCTCCCCCGTGGGATGTGCCGTATTCGCATATAACTACTTGGATATCGATTGGATCGAGGCAGCCCACGGACGTGCGCCAGCCATAGCTTCTGCTGTTAAACGCTTGAATCCGGAGAAGATGGTATTCACGTATCAAGGAGATGGTGACTTGGCGGCTATCGGTACGGCCGAGACGATTCATGCAGCCAACCGTGGCGAGAATATCGTGATCGTATTCGTAAATAACGCGATCTATGGTATGACCGGCGGACAGATGGCTCCGACTACACTGGAAGGTATGCCCACGGCTACCTGTCCTTACGGACGCAACATCGCCTTGAACGGTTACCCGCTGAAGATCGGTGATTTATTAGCCCAATTGGAAGGAACTTGCTTGGTAACACGCCAAAGCGTACAGACGGCCGCAGCCGTACGGAAAGCGAAGAAGATGCTTCGTAAGGCTTTCGAGAACGCTATGGCCGGTAAGGGTACTTCTGTGGTAGAGTTCGTCTCCACTTGCTCATCCGGCTGGAAGATGACTCCGGAAAAAGCCAATAAATGGATGGAAGCGAACATGTTCCCCTTCTACCCGCTGGGCGACTTAAAG from Parabacteroides distasonis ATCC 8503 includes these protein-coding regions:
- a CDS encoding thiamine pyrophosphate-dependent enzyme encodes the protein MELNDIIKPENLVYEKPRLMNENPMHYCPGCSHGVIHKLIAEVIADMGLEDKTIGISPVGCAVFAYNYLDIDWIEAAHGRAPAIASAVKRLNPEKMVFTYQGDGDLAAIGTAETIHAANRGENIVIVFVNNAIYGMTGGQMAPTTLEGMPTATCPYGRNIALNGYPLKIGDLLAQLEGTCLVTRQSVQTAAAVRKAKKMLRKAFENAMAGKGTSVVEFVSTCSSGWKMTPEKANKWMEANMFPFYPLGDLKNVE
- a CDS encoding 3-methyl-2-oxobutanoate dehydrogenase subunit VorB; translated protein: MAEDIKLMKGNEAIAHAAIRYGVDGYFGYPITPQSEILETLMAEMPWEKTGMVVLQAESEVAAINMVYGGAGTGKKVMTSSSSPGVSLKQEGISYIAGAELPCLIVNVMRGGPGLGTIQPSQADYFQTVKGGGHGDYRLITLAPSSVQEMADFVGLGFDLAFKYNNPAIILADGIIGQMMEKVVLPPYQPRRTEEEIIAQCPWAVQGKKGGRKGNVITSLELDPAKMEENNIRFQAKYRKIEENEVRYEEFQCEDADYLLIAFGSSARICQKVVEIARAEGIKLGLLRPITLWPFPTKVIAAYADKVKGMLSVELNAGQMVEDVRLAVNGKVKVEHFGRLGGIVFTPDEVLNALKEKLF